The genomic segment TCTTTTACTTTTTCGTTTTCAATAACGATGGAGTGGTAGGGACGGATGTTAAAGTGAATAGCGTGTTGCTAAGAAGAGGCCATTGCGGGCGGAAGCTCAAAATGTTGCTTTCCAACTGTCTGATTCCAACTGACGCTGCCAAAGTTCTATTTCAGTTTGCGACTGATTTAGCCTGTTTGGGAAGCTTTTTGGTATAATTAGTACATTAATGAAGCTATGAGTTTAGGGAGCTAAGCAATCAACTAAAGTTTGGCGGTGTTGATAGGATCGAGTTAAAAGGTGTTTCATaggtaggggtgggcaaaattagCCGCTAATCCGAAAATCCGTCATATCCGATTCGATCCAATCCAAAAATTAGGATAtccgatttttattatttaatcgGGTCAAAAAAGGGTCGGATACCCGCTAAGATGCGGGGCGGGttagggtcacataattaaaaatccGCGGGTACCCGATCTGCcccgcatatatatattttttatttttatttttatacacacactataaaataataatttagaactaaataaataattttattgaacaaattacattacaaatatgagagactatagtttatttacaagattcatttgtagaggtcatgatcttatattttatagaaaaaagtttaattaatgtggaacatatatattaaaaattgtgctacttatttcaaacttttattgattttgaattcttttaatttttttcctttatcttatattttcttcacatgcttgtttcttgatgggaaacctttttttagaaaaaaatttttattaaatcttagattaatgtgtaaaatataaaattaaattggtataaattatttttttaaaaaaaattaaatgataaatggggGGCGGGTACCCGCTGACCCGACCCTATCTCAGCGGGTACCCTATAATCGGATACTCGCTGATATGCGGGGCAGGTAAGGATCAAAAAATGGCTGACCTGCAAGGTGCGGGTCGGATCAGCCAAATGGTGAATGagacgggtacccgacccgcgctcACCCCTATTCATAGTATATAAGTCGAGTTGAAGTATGTAAGTAATCTTAGTTAAGCTTAACTTGAGTGCGTTtgcttatatttttatttaaaatttatattaagtgaatttgattaggtttgaTTATTAAACTCAATTGAATTCAAGTTCAAGTAAACCAAATTGAAGTCAAACTCCAACTCGCTCAATCATTATAGGATGGATGAgttcaattttaattattttaactcAAATTCAGGCTCAACCCAAATGCACCCCTATATAAATTACACTATAATAAAAgacattttgaatgattttcttgaatttcaagATCGAGCAGCTTGATTTTCGAATTGATTAACTAGCAAACGCTACAAGCTCTTCTTCAATTAAATATGAGTTAACTATCGAGTTACCTTGACATGTTTCAACTTTCTATCTGAAGACTTTGACATGTTTGGTAACAGTCCCATTTTCTTGGGAACTAGAATAAGGATCTGTGCTCTAGTATGAGGGTTTTGAcatattcatcatacaagcaTCCACGAAAAACTGACTCTAACAGAGGGATTTTTCACTTTATTATACAAGCATCCACAAGCACTTTTGGTCTCTTTAGATATTACATTCATCCTAGCAATTGACAATAAAGGCATATGCAAAGAAATGACGGTAAGCAGTTAACCATTTCCAAATCAGCTTGTGATTCCACAAAATCCGACAAACCAGATTTCTGCTAAAGCAATAGAAGATTAAAGCAGTGTGTCTAAAACTGAGAAGTGAGAAGAACATCTACATACTCTACAACTATCCTATCATACTGTATTCAACAGATTGTATCATCCATGAGCTCTGCCATCCTCCTGTAAGTGAGCGTAATACCTGAAAAACCATATCAACATAGAACATAATGTCATGACTTCTTGAACAAAGGTTTCGAGGACTTCCCAGATTCACCTTTAGGAACTGCAAATCCCCCCTTTCGAGAGCACAGATCCTTGTAACATGACAAGAAACTTATACTTTCCGTCACCAAAACAAAGCCAACAGTATCTTGGTAAAACCGGTAAAATCTATCATTCCATGGATAAAACCAAGCAATTAATAGCAAGCATCCATTAACAACATAGATGTCAAGCACACAGGCTCCGGCAAGTAAAGGTGATAGAGGATATAAAAGTTCTTTCACTGGTCTAGCTCCCGGATTCTCCTGCTTCAGACGCATGTACTCTTCTACGCGAGATCCAAAGTACCCCTCAGAAAATACAACTGCAATCAGTGTAAAAACTAGCAGAAATGCCCATTTCCAACCAAAATTGCCCCAAGAAAGGATCCATTGAACAATCAGAGACACACCCAAGTCTAAAATGATGGGCATTGTTGACTTGACCCTGAAAAAAAGCCGGAAAAGATTGATTGTAACCAAAGCACTAAACCATGAATATGGGAAATCCAAGAAACGGCTCCAGAAAATGATCCAACCACTAGCATTAGTTATGACAGCAAGAACCAACCAAATTTCCGTGGAAATAGAAAGGTATTGGCAGTCGCAAGATCCCAACTCTTTCTGGGATTTGTTAACTTCATTGAAGAGATGAAATAACCAAATAGCTACTCCACATATCCAAAGCAAATCAAAGACTAACCCCACTAATCCCATCAGTAATTAGTCAACAAAGTGGACCCAAGATGAGCTAATGGCACGCCTGAGGCCCTAAACAGAAGCCAGAAATCGTTGGTTTCTTAGTCGGTTTCCTCTCAATACGTAATAAAAGACGTGATTTTTACTACACTTTTGGCTATGCAACTTGCTCAGGTAATTTTTTCTGGCTTCAAGTCTTCAATCCCACGAATCTACTCAAAATACCCAGAGAAACCCAGAAATATTTCATGCTCCTTTAGTCGTGACGCCACACGTTAGATAAATGCTCGACTTCCTATGGAATATATTCGTTCAGGAATTTCAACAAACAAATAGTAATCCACGGAAAATACATGAAATTGAGAAAGGCGAAAAAGGGGTTCTGTCCAGTTTGCCACAGAAACTGAAATTTGTGGAACTTTAGGAGGTAGTCAAATGTAACATGGCACGTAAAgagttgagaaaaaaaaaatttttgataagCAAAATTTTCTTCTCACCGAAGTCCTAACTCCTAGAACTTTTGGTCAAAGGACTTGCATTTGAAGTAGGGCGAGCtcaaaaattttcatgaaaagggGTTCCACTTAGCAAGGAGAAACAGAGAAAGAGGCAGCGAGAAGCATGGGAAGCCAGATGAGGGTCACATTTTGCTAAAAGATTGCAAATATGGACGAAGAAAGCCAAGAAAGTCCAACAGGAAGGACTTAGGTGTTGATTGGTTTTTAACTGCCAGAAGCAGGAGCTCCAAAATTCTATCAGAAGAGAGTGCTCCGCTCACTGTTCAATCTAACTTGTCGGTTTCGGAAAATGTTCTGCTTTTCTCCCAGTAACATAGTGTAGCGTCACATAGTCGGTAGTAAACTAGTCCCTGTGCTGATATGGATAACTGTACGTGGCGTTTGGCACGGAGAATTGAAATAAATTCGTAATTATTGTTTGGATTACTACTTTTTAAAATTGAGATTTTGGAatcatatataaaaatttaaaatttttcaatttcctagTAATCTAAAGGATTTTGGACAAAATAAGTCTGATTCTCATTTAGAAACAGGGTCGGTCCCGCTATCcgttaaaaaattaatatataattatatataatatctattataattataatattttattataatattagtataattagtataatatatttataataataaatatatttatatttattatatacacatatataatatattaaataaatataaattataattatttaattaaatataattatatttatataatgtatattatacatttcttaatattatataataatatatttatattatttataaatgtatattatatgtgcatataattataattatatatttatactataatatttgtataattatatttaattatatatatttaatatttaatttaattagttacaaacttataataaatgatattattagttatatgtattatataatgtaaattagtatatgtaatataattgatattatcaattatactaataattatacatgtttactaataaaaattattaattagttatactaaatttactaatacatttatactgaTATATTTAATTAgcaaaaatttcttatatcccaCTTCGAAAAAGCCAACGAATCAAACATCAAATATAGTAATGATATACATTCCTGATACTGAACAAAACAGATGTATTGGAATGATTGACTCCATTCCGAATCCAGAATGAATGATCTCAAATTCGAATCCGATTCCAAAATGCGAACCAAACGCCACCTTAATCTAATAGGTATCACTCATAATTTCTAACTTTACATTTAATCGCTCTCACTTGCCATAATCGGTTTTCAAGACACTTCGGCCATACAAAGTTCATCTGGTTCTTTCGGTAAGGACCATAAAACCTTTTTGGCCTCTCCAACTCTTAAAACGTTTCTGAGCCAACAGGCTGCAGCATATTAATACTTCCGCGCGATTCAGCTCACGTGCAGTTGCATATGTTGTATTGCCAGTTCTGAGGTCACACCAGAGGCACGCAGAGTTGAAGGCTACAATCAATAATGTATTGTCACTTTCAAGTAGATTACGATATGTTGACATTTTAACATTTGTAGTTTCTTGTGCTTTTGTAAGCTTACGTacaatttgagaaaattagagGACGGTTATCTTGAAAAGTTTGCATGTAACGACATACGTCCAAGCAGAGTGCGGAAGGAGGTCTGATCATTTTTCGTTAATTACCTTCTCGGCTCCAGAGTTTGATGATGAAATTGTTTGGAAACCACACTTGCTACATGTGATGAGCTTGAATTGTTTAGAAGAGAGCAGTATACATAGAAAATGTTAAGATGGTGCAAACGAGTTCTGAATTGCCAAGTTCAAGAACCTCGTGGTTTCATGTAGTATGATACATCAATAGCATTATTGTCTCCACAAATTGTGAATAAATATGATGCCACTGTGACAGGTCTTGCTGAAGCCAAGGGGGGCAGTATGCAAGTCCATTTAAAAAACCACATTCAGGTCTTGGTAAAGTTACTGCACTTGAGATCTTGCAGGTAGGAGAGGCCTCGAGTTTTTTGTACTCCTTCCATCCAGAACCTACAAAATGAAATGTGAATGATAAAACAGGCAGATAGCTGATAAGAAATTAGCGCGAGACTCCGGTATGCAGAACTGCAGACAATGCAGGAAAGAGAAACCAGATAATGTCTATAACCAATATATTTCCTTGCCCAtaaaattctacaaaaagagTAGATCATCTGAGTCGAAATTTGCATACATAAAAGTAATTTGATGATGGCAGGAAGCATTAAAGCCCAAAAGAGAATTTCTACACAGCTTAGGgcattttcaatcattttaactCGAGCTTCCAAGTAAGTAGGAACTTACCATGGGAGAATATTGTGTCCACAAAATTCTAGTCTAGGGCTCCAGGCCATCAGAAACTTGTAAATATCTCAAACCTTCACACTAGACGATTCATGCTAGGAGACCTCGATCTGCCAAAGACTGGCAGCATGATTTGCAGAGAAACACGTTTACGTTCTTGTTGTACTTGAGGACTATACTAGAGAGTATAGTTTGCTTTAGAGACAGAGAACCCTTAGGTCACGAAATGGTAGCTTGGCTACATTAAAAGTTGAGACCCATGCAACATCCTGGAGTAAATGGATCAAAAAGGTACATCAGTTGTGTAATTAAAGTGACACCAACAGAGAAGTCCTCATATTAGCCAGTAGTCTTCCCTTTACTTTTGTTGAGGACACGTCATAGGTGCCAAGATATCTATTTGGTATGAAATGAAAGAATAGGCAGTAGGTCTATCAATGCACAATTAAATATAAAGTTCTTGCATAAGATGAGATATAGGGTAATACATGAAAAAATAACTGATATAGAAGCGTAGGGACGGTGAAGAGACCAAAAACACACCCCTATACAAAGGGAGGGGCACATGATGATGTGTAAGGACTATATACAAGTACACGCAAAAGGACAATACAGACATAAGTATGAAGACACGTACAAATACATGCATGTGTATGTCAAACATATGTAATAACCAAAAAGTCTTGAAccaaaacctctctctctctctctcaagtgCCTCTTTCACACAAAGCAGACCTCTATCTAAACAACCACATAAATCCGGCACCCCTCAATTAACAGTTTAGAAAGCAACATGCCTCACTCTTTGGTGCAACTGTTAGTCATTTCAGGAGACAATTTAACATCCCATTAGGATTAAATAGATGGTAGTAATATTTCCAGTAACACAAACCTTTATGCTTAACGAACACAAAATGAAGCCACAAATAACCATAGAACCAAATCTTCCAGCTCATAACGGCTCACTTATCAGCAACAAACAACTTCATTGTGTCAACATTGAACCCAAGATATAAGCATTCACAATTTCATGGTAACAAGTGTAATAATGCTCAAGCAGTAGTTGTATGAGCAACAGAGTATGATAAAAGATATTATTTTACCTTAGGGTATCAAAAGCTCTATTACCGCAAGCCATAGCATTGTGGAGCCAACTCAGGTAACCACAAGTAATCTATCCTACAGATGTTGCGAATGTAATTATTATTGGTTCGCACTAATTTATCGAAAATGATACACTCTGGTTTACTCCGGAATAAGACAGACGAAGGGTGAATTTGGACCATCAGACCGCTTGACAAAATCCTGTGCATTAATATAGGATAAGAGAGGCATTAGGGAAAAAGATTGACTAGATATTCAACAGAAACATGAAAAGGATACTAGGATTTTATTACTGGTTGATCTGTGAGCCAATATTAAATCCCCTACCTGTACATACCATCTGGCTGCTTTAAAGCTGCATTAAGAAAAAAGGAAGCAGCTAGACATCTGCGGAATACAAGCATGTCATCTCCACATGAAGTGATGCGAAGCCCCATTTGTTCAACATTTCTCTGTATTtgactgcaaatggaaatcatTAAGGACATGCAAGAATATTTACATGTAAAGCGGAAAGTGGCAAATAAATCTAGATAACAGCAAACAAgaagatggaagcaagaatattaatatacataatagtagaccaagaaaatgaaaagcttGTTTACTTGTCAAGAAGAAAAGCAACAAAGGTTTCTATGCTAGGTAAATTAGTCTATTGAAGCAACTCCTTCAATACAAAAGATAAGTAAATTTGAACCAGAAGTACATTGAAGGTACTTAATTTTCCTTCTAGCATCTGAAAAGAGACATGTACTAACCTGTGAACATCCCGAGCATGCCTCAAGGACCGGCTGTTAATGAAATTATCCTTGCACCATTTCCTCAGGTTCTTCTCAGCTTTTTCTTTACTATGGGTCAACTTGTTCTTTACCACGAATTCATTAGAAGCACGAAAGACATTTAACAAAGTTAAATGATCCCCCTCTGGACTTGAGAAGCACCTCAATGCAGCTCGTGACTACACAAGAGAAAGAAGGATCAATTCAGGTTATTATATTTGCAAATGGAGGCAAAATCGAACAATGAAATACGCAGAAGATGCAATCGTCAGGAAGACCTAAAAGTGAAAATAGCTTGTAAGCAAAAGTACTGCAAACAGCAAGCCCTTAATTTGGCTGCAGGATAATCATGTAACTCTTCAATCTGTTGACTGTGATACCTTGAGGCGTTCACTGGTGGCTTCCAATTTTGTGCCACCATACGGAGAAAGTAGATTTTTTTCCATAGTTCAGTCAATTTCAAGTCTTACAAGATGATGCAACATTTGCTGACGACAAATTTAAAACTGTCATCAAATGTAACATAATGCAGGGACTTAAGTAAATCAGTGAAGTCCTAGAACTCTACATATTTATGGAAGAGTAGATGAAATCTAAATGCCACAAAGGTGACGGAAGCCATACATACATTCCTCTAAATTTTGCAACAAAGACAGCATCACCATATTCTTTGCAGAAAATTATATAGCCTATCCTCATCAAAGCATAAACAGATCATGAGCAAATTATAATGGCCAATGAACAAAAAGGGACATAGATGTCAACAAAACCTTAGTACAGCCAGTTTAACCAATATATGAAATCAAAAGAATCCaaaatccttttattttttgtgcatctcttttgaaaaagaaatatcaTTTTCTTTAGTCCCAGAAGacgaaaataaattttgataaaatcatCTACATATTCTGGTACTTGACAAAGCCATTACAAACTCAAAGGTGCCTTGCCTTACCATTTTGATTAAGCAATTTCAAATTATTATGAACTATTTTGTTGCACAGCATGCATAATTCTTACCTGTTCTGTTTGCTAATGCAAATAGACCAGACAAAAATACTTTTTATCCTGTTGCCTATTGTCAGTTTTTTACATCCAAGCAAATTGGACCTAGAAAATACCCTTTTCGTAGGGTGCTGGTTCAACAGTTAGATTACACAAATGTAAAGGAACAGAAATGTACCTCTTCCAACTTTTCACGAGGAGCATAAAATATAGATTCCACAGAAAGCATTGCAACAACAATCAACATTTCTTCCAAGCAATTGAACTGACTTGAAAGAATGAGAGCCTTAGAATACACAGGTTCTAGCGGCAGCCTCGCCATTTGGTGTCCAACTATATCAGTGAGTTTACTTTCTTCCGTTAAAGCACCTAATAAGAATAATGACTCCAGTGATCTAATTATTGCAGtcctgtaaaaaaaaaaaaaaatcatcatggAAATCTATTGAAAAGTCCTTAAATGTAATacagatttcttttttctttcttactcATAAACAAATAACATGCCGACCAAACTCATTGCGGAGCATAATCAGTCCACAAATCAACATTTTAGAACTAGAAACCCTCAAAGAAATTTCAGACAGAATGTGAAACAAAGTGAATCTGGTAAATCATGTGCTGAACAAACACACCTACAAGCATTAGAACAATGTAAATAAGAAAGCCACAGACTTCTTTGATATGTTCTTGAAACATTTAGTTAGCTAGCTATACCTTGACCAGTAGAGACCTAATTAATGTCATGCTGCTAATAAGCAGTATCTTTGTGAAGCCAAAATGATGGAGCTAATTATCCAATCAGTGCAATACAGATACCTACTTACAATGATGAATAATTCAAAAACTCAGAGATGCATAAAATAAAGGATTGCTGCTTCACAGGGAAACTTTTAGCACGTTGTAGCATTCTAGCTCCTTGTAAACCAATTATCTACTAGAGCAAACTGCCATATTATCCTTTAATCTGACAATTACCTGTTTGGTTTGTCAATGAAGTCAAACCCTGCAATATCATCAATTCCCAAAGCCTTGAGCTGCAAAATAACATTTGAGAGGTCACATCTTTTGATTTCTGGTGTCGTAGAATcttcaaatttatcaaattcaGACTCTGGATAGAGACGGTAGCATTTCCCAGGTCCTTCACGGCCTGCACGTCCACTGCAGTATAGCTTCTTAGATGTCAAAATCCCCTATTAATCGGTAAAACCATAGAGCTATAATCATTGACACAGGAAAGACGATAATCACAATGCATAACACAGGTCATCACTTTGGAGTCCTTTCAAAGAGAATCAGATGAGCACACCAAACAGTTTCACCAGAGCTCCAGTGGGTAACAATATGGAGGACTGCTCCCAACCGAattgattttaaaaataaaaaataaaaaattcaccaataaatggaggaaGGTCACCCGGGCCTGTAAATACAAATCTGTTGCCCATTTGCAATATTGAtgagaaagcaagaaaagatgGCAGGAACTGAACCTGGGAACAGATAGTAACGGTGGGAGAAAAAGAACGGAGAACTCAAGTTCTGAGAATCTGAGACTGCTCAATCAAGTACTACAGTTGCAAGAACAGAGGATGAAAGTTTGAATGACAGTAGGATAAGGAACTATAGTAGTTAAAAGATCTTTATATTACTATTTTAGCATCCTATCCAGTTAACATTTTTAGCACATTTACCTTTGCCAATTGTAGTGTTCTTTCAATAACAACTTTTGCTTGTTGATGAAACCGTAATTTTTGGCCACAACCATATTCCGTTGTACTAATCCACAATGGATTTGTCTTTCTAACATTCATTTTCTAACCCCCTATGCCCTACCTCGAGAAACAGATTGGAGAGAGACATAGAGATCTTTGCTGGCAGCTAACAAAGGAAAAACTAAAATGAAGTTCTCAAACAATTCCCCATCCCTCAAGAAATGCCTTTTGTggcagaaattaaaaaaaaaatgcacacaCACACCCTCAAAAtgcaaagcatatatatatatatatatatacacatccATATAGGCCCAAATAAATTCTTTAACAGCCAACCTCCTTTGAAGAGCCTGTGCTTTTGAGGTTTTCACAATATCCAAAGATTCTATTCCTGCATCAGCGTCATAGATTCGGGCCTTGACCACACCAGGATCAATAACATATCTGATCCCAGGTATTGTCACCGATGTCTCGGCAATATTAGTGGCCAATATTACCTAAACATCCAAGAAATGATTTCAGTTACAAATTAACAAATTCTTGTCTGACAGGGAAATTAAACAAATTCTGtcacaaattaaacaaattcttgtcacaaataaacaaatttcagtCACAAATATTAGTAGACTTGTCTGACAGGGAAATTAAATCAAATTCTGAGTAACAGGAAAGTTAGGATATCCAATTGGAAGTCAAGTATGATAATTAGGAATCTGTACCATCTAGGCATGATTGGTAATAAAGTATCAAGGAATTCTTTACTAGAGATAAAAAATGGCAACTctggcaaaaaaagaaaatccaatTGTACAACTCTTCAACTACTGAGTCATAGAATTGGGACAATGATTAGTATAAAATCGATCTCCAGCAAAGCTAATGGCCAGAAAGGATTTGCAAATAACAGTTCAATGCAAAGTAAATTTTGAGGAATTTGCATAAGTGATAATACACTATTTTTGCTTCCTTTGAAGGATGACAGGAATGAAGCAAATCAGTTATTTATAACATGACCAACAGTACAAACATCTGTATCTATCTATACaaaccaaaatcatccaatCAACCTACTTAATCAGCTCAAACTGTACAATCAAGACTTACCTTCCGAAATCCAGGAGGTGCAGGCATAAAAACTTTCATCTGTTTCTCTGAGGGAAGAGATGAAAATATTGGAAAAGTTAAAAGCTTCTGGTTGCCTTCAGGTAGTTGTCGCAGGCGCTCATGGACAAGCCTCTCAACAGATTCAATCTCTTCTTGCCCAGTCAGGAAGACAAGTATATCACCATGACTCTCCTCCAAATGTATCTAGGCAGAGGGGAagggggaaaggaaagaagaaaaaatgcaaccttCAGCAAAAATTCTAGGGAAGGCCATATGTCAACATAAAACTAAATTAGTAGCTGTTATCGGTATATTACTTTGGCCGAAAAGAATAAGAATGCATTATTCATTGCTCAGGCCCAGTACAACAGAAATATGCAGCTAAATAACCAAGTATCAATGATATTTTgtagaagaaaaggaaatgcaCAAATAAACTAGTGTACTACCTCTGAACATTGTAACAATATGGATCTAAGAAAATAACCAGTAAGTATCACACGATGATCCACAAAAACTGTGGATAGATACAAAGAAACCAAAGAAAGATCGACAAACCACCTGAAATATGGTTATCAATGCTGCATCTAGATAATCTGACTCAGGCTGATGCGTATATAGTATATCAACTAGATACTGTCGGCCCTGGACATGAACAGCTCTTGCACTACCAAAGTACTCAGAAAAAACCCGTGCATCCAAACTAGCAGACATGATAATTAACTTTAGTGGAGATAATTTCTTGCCATGGCATGGCATCAAGAAACTCTTATCATTTTCTGCTCCCATTAGCAACCCATTCTGGGCATGACCATTCATTACTTTACTGACACTGGACCTTGTTTTCTGCACACTCTTCAGCAGACCAAGCAACACATCAGTGTGGACTGTTCTCTCATGAGCCTCATCTACAATAATAACTGAATACTTCGAGAGACACGGGTCCAATAATGCTTCCCTGTTATCCACAATTGTATTCACATTTTGAAAGTAGCAATCAGCAGTAAAAATTGATTCTTTCTTGCTACAAACAGTGTCTTTTAGATCAAGATATTACCAAACTTCTAGATATTTATCAATAGGCTTAATCCCCAAAAGGTTAGGTAAATCCTGAACTATCTTAAACTGCAAAAACACagatatataaaaatataactaaattACCAGCTATACAATGTACCTCAACAGCAATCCATCAGTCATGTACTTGATTCTTGTTGAGGCTGAGGTCATATCATCAAATCTAATAGCATATCCAACCTTTTGGCCCAGAGCCACACCACATTCCTCAGCAACCCGTTTTGCGACTGATACAGCCGCAACTCGTCTAGGTTGAGTTATGCCAATGACACCCCCATCACGGCAAAATCCCCCATAGAAAAGATACTGAGGCAACTCTGATTGCAAAATAAATGATGTCACACCCAAAAAACAGCATTTTAGGAAGAATACTTGGCAAATATTTTCATGAAGAAAAAGAGGTGAATGCTGGgagaagaaaaggaggaaaaagaaaatgaattgcGATACTtgaaagtttcaaaatttttagcGCAAATAGAAGACCAGAAAATCTCTATGAATAACATATTATCTCCAGGATACATTGTTTAGAGTCTTTAGACATGAATGATAAAAAGAAGTTAACTAGTTCATACTTTTCCTCCAATTCAAGAATATGTTTGGCATCCCTGTTTTAGGGATGTTTTAGAAAGacaattttttttctacaaCTCCATCTTTAGTAACCTCTAAAACAACCACAAGTTTAAGAAAaataccaacaaaaaaaaaacactagaaAACACCCACCACCATTCCACC from the Coffea arabica cultivar ET-39 chromosome 11e, Coffea Arabica ET-39 HiFi, whole genome shotgun sequence genome contains:
- the LOC113719088 gene encoding pre-mRNA-splicing factor ATP-dependent RNA helicase DEAH10-like isoform X1; translation: MPSMAANNLPRKNDTCNNNHTQSIEAAKGDFVTRRQRIQQQRKSLPIASVEKLLVEEVRNNNTLIVVGETGSGKTTQLPQYLFYGGFCRDGGVIGITQPRRVAAVSVAKRVAEECGVALGQKVGYAIRFDDMTSASTRIKYMTDGLLLREALLDPCLSKYSVIIVDEAHERTVHTDVLLGLLKSVQKTRSSVSKVMNGHAQNGLLMGAENDKSFLMPCHGKKLSPLKLIIMSASLDARVFSEYFGSARAVHVQGRQYLVDILYTHQPESDYLDAALITIFQIHLEESHGDILVFLTGQEEIESVERLVHERLRQLPEGNQKLLTFPIFSSLPSEKQMKVFMPAPPGFRKVILATNIAETSVTIPGIRYVIDPGVVKARIYDADAGIESLDIVKTSKAQALQRSGRAGREGPGKCYRLYPESEFDKFEDSTTPEIKRCDLSNVILQLKALGIDDIAGFDFIDKPNRTAIIRSLESLFLLGALTEESKLTDIVGHQMARLPLEPVYSKALILSSQFNCLEEMLIVVAMLSVESIFYAPREKLEESRAALRCFSSPEGDHLTLLNVFRASNEFVVKNKLTHSKEKAEKNLRKWCKDNFINSRSLRHARDVHSQIQRNVEQMGLRITSCGDDMLVFRRCLAASFFLNAALKQPDGMYRILSSGLMVQIHPSSVLFRSKPECIIFDKLVRTNNNYIRNICRIDYLWLPELAPQCYGLR
- the LOC113719088 gene encoding pre-mRNA-splicing factor ATP-dependent RNA helicase DEAH10-like isoform X2, with the translated sequence MPSMAANNLPRKNDTCNNNHTQSIEAAKGDFVTRRQRIQQQRKSLPIASVEKLLVEEVRNNNTLIVVGETGSGKTTQLPQYLFYGGFCRDGGVIGITQPRRVAAVSVAKRVAEECGVALGQKVGYAIRFDDMTSASTRIKYMTDGLLLREALLDPCLSKYSVIIVDEAHERTVHTDVLLGLLKSVQKTRSSVSKVMNGHAQNGLLMGAENDKSFLMPCHGKKLSPLKLIIMSASLDARVFSEYFGSARAVHVQGRQYLVDILYTHQPESDYLDAALITIFQIHLEESHGDILVFLTGQEEIESVERLVHERLRQLPEGNQKLLTFPIFSSLPSEKQMKVFMPAPPGFRKVILATNIAETSVTIPGIRYVIDPGVVKARIYDADAGIESLDIVKTSKAQALQRSGRAGREGPGKCYRLYPESEFDKFEDSTTPEIKRCDLSNVILQLKALGIDDIAGFDFIDKPNRTAIIRSLESLFLLGALTEESKLTDIVGHQMARLPLEPVYSKALILSSQFNCLEEMLIVVAMLSVESIFYAPREKLEESRAALRCFSSPEGDHLTLLNVFRASNEFVVKNKLTHSKEKAEKNLRKWCKDNFINSRSLRHARDVHSQIQRNVEQMGLRITSCGDDMLVFRRCLAASFFLNAALKQPDGFCQAV